One genomic window of Euleptes europaea isolate rEulEur1 chromosome 10, rEulEur1.hap1, whole genome shotgun sequence includes the following:
- the NPM1 gene encoding nucleophosmin, with the protein MEDSSMDMESMGSLRPQTFLFGCELKADKEYHFKVNDEENEHQLSLRTVSLGAGAKDELHVVEAEALDYEGNQITVTLASLKMSVQPTVSLGGFEITPPVILRLKSGSGPVYVSGQHLVALEEEPESEDEEEEKIVNTSAKRPANVTLSKVAQKKAKLSEEDDDDDEDDDEDDDEYEDEEEVKIPPKKPARDSSVKNTPKSNQNGKDSKPATPAKSKTPESHEKKKPQTPKSPKPITLEEMKAKMQGQVQKGTILPKVEAKFVNYIKNCFRTEDQKIIQALWQWRQTL; encoded by the exons ATGGAGGACAGCAGCATGGACATGGAGAGCATGGGCTCCCTGCGGCCGCAGACCTTCCTCTTCG GTTGTGAACTAAAGGCAGACAAAGAATATCATTTCAAGGTGAATGATGAAGAAAATGAACATCAGCTCTCATTAAGAACA GTCAGTTTAGGAGCTGGCGCTAAAGATGAGTTGCATGTTGTTGAAGCGGAAGCATTGGACTATGAAGGCAACCAGATCACAGTCACACTGGCATCCTTGAAAATGTCAGTGCAGCCTACG GTTTCTTTAGGTGGCTTCGAAATTACGCCGCCAGTCATTCTGCGGTTGAAAAGTGGCTCCGGGCCTGTCTATGTCAGTGGCCAACATCTTGTGG CATTAGAAGAAGAGCCAGAATCCGAAgacgaggaagaagagaagattgTGAACACTTCAGCAAAGAGGCCGGCAAATGTGACACTGAGTAAAGTTGCACAA AAAAAAGCAAAACTGTCAGAGGaagatgatgatgacgatgaagatgatgatgaagatgatgacgAGTAT GAGGATGAAGAGGAAGTGAAGATTCCACCAAAAAAA CCGGCCCGTGATTCTTCTGTGAAAAACacaccaaaatcaaaccagaatggAAAAGATTCTAAGCCGGCGACACCAGCTAAATCAAAA ACTCCAGAATCTCATGAGAAGAAGAAACCCCAAACTCCAAAATCACCAAAACCCATTACTCTAGAAGAGATGAAAGCAAAAATGCAGGGACAAGTACAAAAG GGAACTATTCTTCCTAAGGTGGAAGCCAAGTTTGTGAATTACATTAAGAATTGTTTCAGGACAGAGGATCAGAAG ATTATTCAAGCACTCTGGCAGTGGAGACAGACTCTGTAA